From the genome of Phycicoccus duodecadis:
GCCTCGCTGAAGGTCCCGGTGCCCGGTGCGAACGAGCGGGCCGAACCGCGCGCTCAGGTGGCCGGCGACCCGGCGGCCTTCCGCTCCGGAAGGGTGACGCCGCAGGTCTTCGCAGCGGCCTCGAGGTCGGCGCGCACCTGCTGACGCTGCTCCTTCGTCATCGGGCCCCACGGGCGGTTCACCCCGGCGGTCTTGAGGCAGGTGCGCTGGGTGTCGGTCAGGCCGCCCCAGAACGCGCGCCCCTTCGCGACCGGCAGCGTGACGTCGCAGCTCGCGGCGGCCGCCTCGACCTTCGCCCTCAGGGCGGCCCGCTCGGCGTCGTCGAGGGGGCCGACGGGGCGGGTGATCTTCGCGTCCGTCAGGCAGGTGCGCTCGGCGTCGGTGAGGTCCTTCCACCACTGGCGGGCCGGCCGGATGCGGGGAAGGCCGGCGCCGTCGGACGGGATGCTCTCCCCCGCCTGGAGCGCGCTGACGGCGGCGAGCGGCGCGGGGGCCGCGGAGGCGGAGGGGGTCGTGACGACGACCCCGGCGGCGACGGCGGCGGCGGCGCTCCCGGCGACGAGGGTGACGAGGGCGGTGCGCAGGACGGGCATCGGAGCTCCTGGGGGGGTGGTCGGGGATGACGGTCCCGACTCTGGTGCGCGCACCTCGCGGCCACCCCGGGCGAGGCTCGTGACTTCCTGGAGATGCGCCCCGGGCGCCGCCACCATCCCCAGGAAACCCCGAGGAACCCTCCAGACAGCCACCCGGCCCGCGTGGGAGCGTGGGACCGTGCCCGCGCCCGCCGCCCCGAGCGTCCTGGTCGTCGACGACGAGGAGAACATCGCCTACCTGGTGTCGTCGGCGCTGCGCCTGGCCGGGATGAGGGTGACCACCGCGGCCGGCGGTGACGAGGCGCTGGAGGCCGCCGCCCGCCTGCACCCCGACGCCGTGGTCCTCGACGTGATGCTCCCCGACCTCGACGGTTTCGAGGTGCTGCGGCGGCTGCGGGCCGGCGGCATCCACGCGCCCGTGCTGTTCCTGACCGCCCGCACCGACACCGCCGACCGGGTGCGCGGGCTCACCAGCGGCGGCGACGACTACATCACCAAGCCCTTCGCCCTCGAGGAGCTGGTGGCCCGGGTGCACGTGGCCCTGCGCCGCGCCGGCACCGCCGCCGCGCCCAGTGCCCGGCACCGCGTCCACGACCTCGAGCTCGACGAGGACCAGCACCGCGTCTGGCGGGGCGAGACCGAGGTGCACCTGACGGCCACCGAGTTCAGCCTGCTGCGGCTGCTGCTGGTCAACGCCGGCCGGGTCGTCACGCGCGCGCAGATCCTCGACCACGTGTGGCAGTACGACTTCGCGGGCGAGACGGCGATCATCGAGTCGTTCGTGTCGACGCTGCGCAAGAAGGTCGACGCCACCGGGCCCAAGCTGGTGCACACGGTCCGGGGCGTGGGCTACACCGTGCGGGAGCCCGGATGACGCTGCGCCGCCGGCTGGTCGTGGCGGTCTCGGTGCTCGCGGTGCTGGCCGTCACCGCCGGGGTGACCGTGGTCCTCATCCAGCGCGCCTACCTGGTGGCCCGTCTCGACACCGAGATCGCGACGCTGGCGGGTAACCCCCGGGCCCTGCTCCTGGCCTCGCAGCGGTCCCCGGACACCGTGTCGGCCGCCGGGCTGGGCGACGTCTACGTCGGCCGGATGACCGCCGACGGGCGGCTGGTCACGGTGCTGGCCCCCGAGAGTGACCCCACGCTGACGCCCGCGCTGGCGGCCGGGGAGACCGTCACCACCCCCGAGGGGCGGCCCGCGCCATCCGGCCACGCCCCGCGGGTGCGCGTCCTCACGGTCCCCCTGCCCAACGGCCGCGCGCAGGCGGTCATCGCGGTGCCCACCACCTCGGCCGACGTCACCACGCGGCGGCTGGCCCTGACGCTGCTGCTCACCGGCCTGGTGGTGGCCGGGTTCGTGGGGCTGCTGCTGTGGTGGGTCGACCGGCTCGGGCTACGGCCCATCGCCGCCATGACCGCCGCGGCCGACGCCGTCACCGCGGGCGACACGTCGCGGCGCGTCCCTCCGGGGCCGCCCGGCACCGAGGCCGCCCGGCTCGGCGAGGCCCTCAACACGATGATCGACCGCTCGGCCGCGACCAACGAGCGGATGCGGCGCTTCGTCGCCGACGCCTCCCACGAGCTGCGCACACCCCTGACCACGCTCGGCGGGTACGCCGCCCTGCACGCCGCCCGGCCGCCGGGCCCCCTCGACGCGGACGGGCGGGCCGAGGTCGACGACGGGATGCGCCGCATCGGCGACGAGGCGGCGCGGATGCGGCGCCTGGTCGACGGGCTGCTCGACCTGGCCGGGCTCGAGTCGCCCGACGCGCTGCGCCGCGAGCCGGTCGACCTCGGGCCCCTGCTGCGCGACGTCGCCTCCGACCTGCGGGTGGTCGCGCCCGACCGCGAGGTCAGCCTCGAGGCGCCGGAGTCCCTCGTGCTGCACGCCGACCGCGACCGCATCACCCAGGCGGTGGTCGGGCTGACGTCGAACGCCGTCCGGCACACCCCGGCCGGGACGCCCGTGGCCCTGCGGCTGGTGCCCGGGGCCGGCGCGGTGCGCATCGAGGTCTCGGACGCCGGCCCCGGCATCCCCCCGGAGCACCTGCGGCACCTGTTCGAGCGCTTCTACCGGGTCGACCGCTCGCGCTCGTCGGGCAGCGGTGGGTCGGGGCTCGGGCTGGCCGTCGTCGACGCCGTGGCCCGCGGGCACGGGGGCTCGGTAGGGGTGGCGTCCGAGGTGGGGCGGGGCTCGACGTTCACCATCACCCTGCCCGCCTGAGCGCGGCGCTCGCCGCCGGCGCGGCGCACCGGGCCGGCCGGTGACCCTGTGGAGGAGTTCCACGGATGTCGTCGCGGCGACGTACGCTCGGGTGTTCGGGGTCGCCGGTACCGGGCCGGCGCCAGGTCCCTGCGAGGAGGTCCGCGATGGCACGTGCCGTCGGCGTCGACCGCCTCGCCGCGCTCACCAACCGCACCCTCGGCGAGCTCTGCGGCACCGTCACGGTCGCGCGCGGGCTGGCCTACGCCAAGGAGGGGCGCGTCGTCGACGTCGAGGTCTCCCCCGACGGCACCGACGCCACCGGCTGGGTCGGCGGCAGCACCGGCCAGACCTACACCACCCAGGTCACGCTGCGCCCCACCGAGGAGACCTCCGTCAGCCGGCCGCTGCGCCGCTGGTACAGCCAGTGCTCGTGCCCGGTCGGCAGCGACTGCAAGCACGCCGTCGCCGTCGCCGTCGCCGTCCGCCAGCGCGAGCCCGCGGTGTCGGACGCCGCCAGGGCGGCCGCCGGCGGCCCACCGCCCCCGCCCACCTGGGAGCAGGCGCTCGGCGGCCTCCTCGACGACGACCGTGCGCTCGACACCACCCCCGTGGGGCTGCTCATCGAGCCCGCCCGGCCCGCCGGCGGCCGCCCGCGCCTGGCCGACGACACCGGCCGGGCCCAGCTGCGGCTGCGCCCGGTGGTGCCCGGCGTGCGCGGCACCTGGATCCGCAGCGGAGTGTCCTGGGAGACGTTCGCCGGCGGCTACTACGGCTTCGGGAAGGTGACCTTCCCCGACGAGCACCGTGACGCCCTCACCGCCGTCGCCGACGCCCACCGCCGCTCGGTGCGCGCGTTCGGGTACGGCCGGATGCCCGACGCCATCCTGCTCGACCATCTCGGGGCGGGGTGGGTCGCCCTGCTGCGCGCCGCCGACCGGGCGGGCGTCCGCCTGCTGGCCGACCTCACCGGCGAGGGCCGCGTCGCGTTCGCCCCCGAGCCGGCCGAGCTCGTCGTCGACATCGACCGCACCGACGACGGCGCCGCCCTGCACCCCCACCTCGACCTGCCCGTCACGCCCGGCACCACCACCCACCTGGTCGGCTCGCCGGCCACCGGGTTCTGGCTGCGTGACGACGACACCCTGGTGCTGGGGGCGCTGGCCGAGCCGCTCGACGCCACCCGTCAGCGCCTCCTCGACCTCGGCACCATCGAGGTCCCCGAGGCCGACTGGGCGCGCTTCACCGTCACCCACCTGCCCGGGCTGCGCCGCAAGGCGCACGTGCGCAGCCTCTCGCCGGGGCTCGACCTGCCCGAGGCGGTCCCGCCGCGCCTCGACCTCACCGTCACCGCCGAGCCCGGGCACCGCACCCACCTGCGCTGGGGCTTCCGCTACGGCGGCCCGTCCGGGGTGCACGTGCCGCTGGGCTCCGACGACCCCGACCCGATGCGCGACCGCGGCGCCGAGCGGCGGCTGGTCGAGGGCCTGCGCGAGGTGCCCGAGGTCGCCGGGTTCGCCGCGCTCTGGCAGGTCGTGGGGCAGCAGCCGCGCCTGGTGCCCGAGACCCGCCTGCACGGCTTCACGACCGTGGGGTTCAGCCACGTGCTGCCGGTGCTCCAGGAGCTGCCCGACCTCGACGTCACCGTCGTGGGCGAGGTCGCCGACTACAGCGAGACCGACGAGGCGCCCCTCATCCAGGTCTCCGCCACCGAGTCGCGCGGGGGTTCGGGCTCCACCGACTGGTTCGACCTCGGCATCTCGGTCACCGTCGGGGGCGAGGACGTGCCCCTGGCGCCGCTCATCGAGGCCTTGGCCCGCCGGCACCCCCACCTCATCCTCGACTCCGGCACCTGGTTCTCACTGGAGCGCCCCGAGCTCGAGTCGCTGCGCCGGCTGGTCGAGGAGGCGCGCTCGCTGCAGGACAAGCCCACTGACCCGCTGCGCATCTCGGCGGTGCACGTCGGGCTGTGGGAGGAGCTCGCGAACCTCGGGGTGGTCGACGAGCAGAGCGAGCGCTGGCAGGCCACCGTGGGCCGGCTGGTCGACGGCACCGGGGTCGAGCCCGCCGAGGTGCCCGCGAGCCTCGACGCCACACTCCGGCCGTACCAGGTCGACGGCTTCCGCTGGCTCTCGCTGCTCTGGGACACCGGGCTCGGCGGGGTGCTGGCCGACGACATGGGCCTGGGCAAGACCGTGCAGATGCTGGCCATGGTGCTGCGGGCCCAGGAGCGCGGCGAGCTCGAGCACCCGGTGCTGGTGGTGGCCCCGACCTCGGTGCTCTCGACCTGGGCCGGCGAGGCCGCCCGGTTCGCGCCCAGCCTGACGACCGCGGTGGTCGAGCGGACCCGCGGCAAGGACGGGCGCTCGCTCGAGGCCGCCATCGCCGGGGCGCAGCTGGTCATCACGTCCTACACCGTGGCGCGCATCGACGAGGCCGCGTGGCGCTCGCGGCCGTGGGCGGCCGTCGTCCTCGACGAAGCGCAGTTCGTGAAGAACCACCAGGCCAAGACCTACCAGGCGGTGCGCCGGCTCAGCGCCCGGGGCAAGTTCGCGATCACCGGCACCCCGCTCGAGAACTCGCTGATGGACCTCTGGTCGCTGCTCTCGATCGTCGCGCCCGGGCTGCACCCGCGACCCGGGGCGTTCAAGGAGCAGTGGGCCAACCCCATCGAGCGCGACGGCGACGGCGAGCGGCTGGCCACGCTGCGCCGCCGCATCCGGCCGCTGATGCTGCGCCGCACCAAGGAGGCGGTGGCCACCGAGCTGCCACCCAAGCAGGAGCAGATCCTCACCGTCGACCTGCACCCGCGCCACCGGGCGGTCTACGACCGGCATCTCCAGCGCGAGCGGCAGCGGCTGCTGGGGCTCATCGACGACCTCGACGGCAACCGGATGGCGGTCCTGCGCGCGCTCACGGCGCTGCGGCAGATGGCGCTCGACCCGGCGCTGGTCGACCCCGAGTACGCGGGGCTGGCGACCTCGGCCAAGGTCGACGCGCTGGTCGAGCACGTGACCGAGCTCGCCGGCGAGGGGCACCGGGCCCTGGTGTTCTCGCAGTTCACCGGCTTCCTGGGCGTCGTCCGCGAGCGGTTGGCGGCCGAGGGCATCGCCTACGAGTACCTCGACGGCCGCACCCGCGACCGCGCCGACCGGATCGCCGCCTTCCGCGACGGCGACGCCCCGGTGTTCCTCATCTCGCTCAAGGCGGGCGGCTTCGGGCTCACCCTCACCGAGGCCGACTACGTGTTCGTGCTCGACCCCTGGTGGAACCCCGCCGCCGAGGCCCAGGCCATCGACCGCGCGCACCGCATCGGGCAGACCCGGCCGGTCAACGTCTACCGGCTGGTGGCGCGCGACACCGTCGAGGAGAAGGTCATCGCGCTGCAGGAGCGCAAGCGCGACCTGTTCGCCCGGGTGGTCGACGAGGGCGCGGCGATGAGCACGGCCCTGACCGCCGACGACCTGCGCGGCCTCCTCTCCGGCTGAACACTCCCGAATGTGTGTGAAGAACATCGGGATGCCGCCGTTCTTCACACACGTTCGGGGCGGTGAGCGAGGGCGTTAGAGGATCAGTCGGAGTGGGTCATGGCCTCGGGGTCGACCCAGCGGTCGTAGTCGGCGTCCGACACCGCGCCCGACGCCACCGCGGCCTCGCGCAGCGTCGAGCCGTCGCGGTGCGCCTGCTTGGCGATGGCCGCCGCCCGGTCGTACCCGATGTGCGGGGCCAGCGCCGTGACGAGCATCAGGTCGGCGTCGAGGTGATCGGCGATGCGCTCGCGGTCGGCCTCGAGCCCCACGACGCAGTGCTCGGTGAACGACCGGCAGGCATCCGCCAGCAGCCGCACCGACTCGAGCACCGCGTGCGCCATCACCGGCGTGAACACGTTGAGCTGGAAGTTGCCCTGCGTCCCCGCGAACCCGACCGTCGCGTCGTTGCCGAACACCCGCGTGACGACCATCGTCATCGCCTCGCTCTGGGTGGGGTTGACCTTCCCCGGCATGATCGAGCTGCCGGGCTCGTTCTCGGGGATGCGCAGCTCGCCGATGCCGGTGCGCGGCCCGGACGCCAGCCAGCGCACGTCGTTGGCCAGCTTCATCAGCCCCCCGGCCAGGGTGCGCAGCGACGACGACACCGCCACCAGCCCGTCGTGCGCCGCGAGCTGCACGAACAGGTTGTCGGCCTGCCGGAACGCCAGGCCGGTCTCGGCCGCGAGGTGATCGGCCACCGCCGGCCCGAACGCCGCGGGGGCGTTGAGCCCGGTGCCCACCGCGGTGCCCCCGATGGCGAGCGCGAGCACCTTCTCACCGGCGTACCGCACGTCGGCCTGCGCCTCGCGCAGCTGCCCGGCCCAGGCGCCGATCTCCTGCCCGAGGGTGACCGGCGTGGCGTCCTGGAGGTGGGTGCGCCCGACCTTCACGACATCGCCCAGCTCGGCCGCCTTGGCGTCGAGGGCCGCGACGAGCCTGTCGACGGCCGGATGCAGCCGCTCGGCCAGCTCGAGCGCCACCGCCACGTGCACCGCCGTGGGGAAGGTGTCGTTGCTCGACTGGCTCCGGTTGACGTGGTCGTTGGGGTGCACCGGGTCCTTCGAGCCGAGCACCCCGCCCAGGATCTCGATGGCGCGGTTGGCCACGACCTCGTTGGCGTTCATGTTCGACTGCGTCCCCGACCCGGTCTGGAACACCACCAGCGGGAAGTGGTCGTCCAGCCCCCCGCGCGCTACCTCGTCGGCCGCCGCGACCACCGCGCGCGCCACGTCATCGGGCAGCAGCCCCAACCCGGCGTTGGCCAGCGCGGCCGACTTCTTCAGCAGTCCGAGACCCCGGATGACAGGCCGCCCCCACACGAAGGTGTCTCGCCCGATGTCGAAGTGCTCGAGGCTGCGCTGGGTCTGGGCCCCCCAGTAGCGGTCGGCCGGCACCTCGACCGCGCCCATGGTGTCGCGTTCGGTGCGGGTCGCGCCGGGCGCCGCACCCGCGGCGTCGGGGGTGGTCGGGGAGGCCGGGTCGTCGTGACGCGTCGTCATCCCTCCACGGTAGGCCCGTCCGCCGGATGCCGAACGGCCCCGTGCGGACCCGTCCACAACGGGCCTCGTTCTGCGACACTGCTCGTCTGCCCTCGCAGCGTCGCGACCCCGGGGAGGTCGTCGCGCCGCCCGTCCCCCGGAAGGAGCGACCGATGACCACGGCCCCCGCGCCCGTCGCCGCCGCTCCCGGGAGCACCGACCCTCCGGACGCGCCGAGCGCCCCGCTGGCCCCCACCCTGTGGGCCACCTCGCGCGAGTGGCGCACCGCGCTCGACCTCGCCGCCACCGCCGTGCGCACCCGCGACCTCACCGGCTGGCCTCCCGGAGACGGCCACCCCGTGCTCGTCATCCCCGGCTTCCTGGCCGGCCCCGAGTCGACGCTCTTCCTGCGCCAGCACCTGCGCCGCCTGGGCTACCGCACCCACGACTGGCGACAGGGCCGCAACCTCGGGGCCAGCGCCGCCCTGGCCGCCGACCTCGAGGAGCTGCTCCTCGAGCTGTACGACCGCTACGGGCGCCGGGTCAGCGTCGTCGGCTGGAGCGCCGGCGGCATCTACGCCCGCGAGCTGGCGCGCGCGCTGCCGCACTACACGCGCTCGGTCATCACGCTGGGCAGCCCGTTCGCCGGCCACCCGGCCTCGACCCGCGCCTGGGCCATGTACCGGCTGCTCAACCGGGGCCAGTACACCGGCGAGCTCTTCACCCAGGAGGCCATCGCGGCCCGGGCCGGCGCCCTGGAGGTGCCGACGACCAGCATCTACTCGCGCGACGACGGCATCGTGGCCTGGCAGTGCTGTGTGGCCGAGGAGGCGCCGCAGACCGAGAACATCGAGGTCGGCGCCACCCACCTGGGGTACGGCCACCACCTCGAGACGCTCCGGGTGCTGTGCGACCGGCTGGCCCAGCCCGAGGGCGCCTGGGCGCCCTGGCAGGCGCCCGCCCCCATCCCCGCGGACGCCCACGAACAGGCCGGATGACCGCGTGGCGCACGCGCGCTGGGCCTCCCCCCTGGATGCGGTCTTCCTCGTGGCGGAGTCGCCCGAGACCCTGATGCACGTCGGGGCGCTGCTGCACTTCAGCCACCCCGAGGGCGAGGAGGACACCTTCCTGCGCGACCTCGCGGCCGACCTCCGGTCCGCCCCGGTGCACCCCCCGTGGTCGCTGCGCCTGCAGACCCGGCGCCTGA
Proteins encoded in this window:
- a CDS encoding response regulator transcription factor, whose translation is MPAPAAPSVLVVDDEENIAYLVSSALRLAGMRVTTAAGGDEALEAAARLHPDAVVLDVMLPDLDGFEVLRRLRAGGIHAPVLFLTARTDTADRVRGLTSGGDDYITKPFALEELVARVHVALRRAGTAAAPSARHRVHDLELDEDQHRVWRGETEVHLTATEFSLLRLLLVNAGRVVTRAQILDHVWQYDFAGETAIIESFVSTLRKKVDATGPKLVHTVRGVGYTVREPG
- a CDS encoding sensor histidine kinase → MTLRRRLVVAVSVLAVLAVTAGVTVVLIQRAYLVARLDTEIATLAGNPRALLLASQRSPDTVSAAGLGDVYVGRMTADGRLVTVLAPESDPTLTPALAAGETVTTPEGRPAPSGHAPRVRVLTVPLPNGRAQAVIAVPTTSADVTTRRLALTLLLTGLVVAGFVGLLLWWVDRLGLRPIAAMTAAADAVTAGDTSRRVPPGPPGTEAARLGEALNTMIDRSAATNERMRRFVADASHELRTPLTTLGGYAALHAARPPGPLDADGRAEVDDGMRRIGDEAARMRRLVDGLLDLAGLESPDALRREPVDLGPLLRDVASDLRVVAPDREVSLEAPESLVLHADRDRITQAVVGLTSNAVRHTPAGTPVALRLVPGAGAVRIEVSDAGPGIPPEHLRHLFERFYRVDRSRSSGSGGSGLGLAVVDAVARGHGGSVGVASEVGRGSTFTITLPA
- a CDS encoding DEAD/DEAH box helicase, coding for MARAVGVDRLAALTNRTLGELCGTVTVARGLAYAKEGRVVDVEVSPDGTDATGWVGGSTGQTYTTQVTLRPTEETSVSRPLRRWYSQCSCPVGSDCKHAVAVAVAVRQREPAVSDAARAAAGGPPPPPTWEQALGGLLDDDRALDTTPVGLLIEPARPAGGRPRLADDTGRAQLRLRPVVPGVRGTWIRSGVSWETFAGGYYGFGKVTFPDEHRDALTAVADAHRRSVRAFGYGRMPDAILLDHLGAGWVALLRAADRAGVRLLADLTGEGRVAFAPEPAELVVDIDRTDDGAALHPHLDLPVTPGTTTHLVGSPATGFWLRDDDTLVLGALAEPLDATRQRLLDLGTIEVPEADWARFTVTHLPGLRRKAHVRSLSPGLDLPEAVPPRLDLTVTAEPGHRTHLRWGFRYGGPSGVHVPLGSDDPDPMRDRGAERRLVEGLREVPEVAGFAALWQVVGQQPRLVPETRLHGFTTVGFSHVLPVLQELPDLDVTVVGEVADYSETDEAPLIQVSATESRGGSGSTDWFDLGISVTVGGEDVPLAPLIEALARRHPHLILDSGTWFSLERPELESLRRLVEEARSLQDKPTDPLRISAVHVGLWEELANLGVVDEQSERWQATVGRLVDGTGVEPAEVPASLDATLRPYQVDGFRWLSLLWDTGLGGVLADDMGLGKTVQMLAMVLRAQERGELEHPVLVVAPTSVLSTWAGEAARFAPSLTTAVVERTRGKDGRSLEAAIAGAQLVITSYTVARIDEAAWRSRPWAAVVLDEAQFVKNHQAKTYQAVRRLSARGKFAITGTPLENSLMDLWSLLSIVAPGLHPRPGAFKEQWANPIERDGDGERLATLRRRIRPLMLRRTKEAVATELPPKQEQILTVDLHPRHRAVYDRHLQRERQRLLGLIDDLDGNRMAVLRALTALRQMALDPALVDPEYAGLATSAKVDALVEHVTELAGEGHRALVFSQFTGFLGVVRERLAAEGIAYEYLDGRTRDRADRIAAFRDGDAPVFLISLKAGGFGLTLTEADYVFVLDPWWNPAAEAQAIDRAHRIGQTRPVNVYRLVARDTVEEKVIALQERKRDLFARVVDEGAAMSTALTADDLRGLLSG
- the fumC gene encoding class II fumarate hydratase, which encodes MTTRHDDPASPTTPDAAGAAPGATRTERDTMGAVEVPADRYWGAQTQRSLEHFDIGRDTFVWGRPVIRGLGLLKKSAALANAGLGLLPDDVARAVVAAADEVARGGLDDHFPLVVFQTGSGTQSNMNANEVVANRAIEILGGVLGSKDPVHPNDHVNRSQSSNDTFPTAVHVAVALELAERLHPAVDRLVAALDAKAAELGDVVKVGRTHLQDATPVTLGQEIGAWAGQLREAQADVRYAGEKVLALAIGGTAVGTGLNAPAAFGPAVADHLAAETGLAFRQADNLFVQLAAHDGLVAVSSSLRTLAGGLMKLANDVRWLASGPRTGIGELRIPENEPGSSIMPGKVNPTQSEAMTMVVTRVFGNDATVGFAGTQGNFQLNVFTPVMAHAVLESVRLLADACRSFTEHCVVGLEADRERIADHLDADLMLVTALAPHIGYDRAAAIAKQAHRDGSTLREAAVASGAVSDADYDRWVDPEAMTHSD
- a CDS encoding esterase/lipase family protein; protein product: MTTAPAPVAAAPGSTDPPDAPSAPLAPTLWATSREWRTALDLAATAVRTRDLTGWPPGDGHPVLVIPGFLAGPESTLFLRQHLRRLGYRTHDWRQGRNLGASAALAADLEELLLELYDRYGRRVSVVGWSAGGIYARELARALPHYTRSVITLGSPFAGHPASTRAWAMYRLLNRGQYTGELFTQEAIAARAGALEVPTTSIYSRDDGIVAWQCCVAEEAPQTENIEVGATHLGYGHHLETLRVLCDRLAQPEGAWAPWQAPAPIPADAHEQAG